Genomic window (Pieris rapae chromosome 12, ilPieRapa1.1, whole genome shotgun sequence):
TTATAAAAAGATGGGGATTCAAAGGAATGCCTGCATCTCATGGTGTAACTAAGACACATAGAAGACCAGGAAATATTGGTGCAGGTGGTGAAAAAGCTAGAGTTTGGCCTGGTACTAAAATGCCTGGACATATGGGAAAcaggtaaattataaataaattgtcagTTTTCAACAATAAAGTTTTGCAGTAATAaaggttaaatattttaaatataaccaaTGTTTAAGTCTCTAAATTAATGATgtactaacaaaatatatcagaATTAGATCatctacttttatttatttaaatttaattttaagatatttcttAGGTAAACTTTCTAGTCTGTTGAATTATATTGAGACAATATCTAGTGTAGGACATAAAAATCAGAATGAAGTTAGGCACACGGTATATCATCATTATTTGTTGAAatgacaaaactttttttttcagttggAGGATTATTAGAGGTGTTAAAGTCCTACGTGTAAATACAGAACACAATGTTTTATGGATGTTGGGAGTAGCAATACCAGGGGAAACAGGTGCaatgtgttatttgtatgacACAGTATTGCCATTAAAGAAACTTAAAACACCACCACCATTTCCAACAAATATGCATGTTGATGGTTTGCCATTGGAATATTATGATGAATCAATTCATCCTTTTGAACAACCTACCATTAAATATGAGGAGGCATAAACCCTTACAGTAGAATATTAGAATTatgtaaatacttaataaaacataaatactaaacagtttattttcttttacaattcCAAATATTGAGTTAAatcattattcaaatttacaatcataacaaatttaaacaatgttaattaaatgctaacaataattttaaaatgtgagGTTCTAGTAAAATAGCtaagtaattttgtaaaattggtATCAAAAAGGGAATCCTAATCAGAATAATAGGtttatagaaagaaaaagaaacactttaattcataaaatttattaatatttgtacataaaCACTATTTAGGATGATTCAGGACCTATAAATAGAGTTACTACAAGTAAAaccttattataaaagtaattgtacCTAATTTAAGTCATACTTCAAAATCATTCACAAATAAACCACACAacactaattcttaaaattaagcATAATTCATAACATTACATGCTAAATCTAGAACGGTACtgttatatatacttactgtTGGTTAGGGGGTTGGAAGCTATAACCAGGATATGGTTGTGCTCCTGCAGGTGGGGGAGCTCCTGGAGCTGGAGCTCTGGCATAAGGATAAGGCGAGGGTGGATACTGGCTCGGAGGATAGCCTTGCTGATAAGCATGAGGAGGATAACCTGCTGCTGCTGGGGGATAGTTTTGTGGATTTTGAGGATATGATGATTGGGGAAGCGGAGCTGTAGAAACTGGTGGAGCAGGACTTCCTGGCTGAGAAGAAGGATTTGAATATGGAGGTTGGCTTGCAGGAGGATAAGGTGATGGTTGTCCAGATGGAGGGTATTGTTGACCAGGAGGTCCTGATTGTGGTGGTACACCTGATGGAGCTGGGGCTGTGGATGGTTGATTGTTGCCATGTTGGGAACTTGAATTAAAGGTTGGTGATTGGGCTGAAGGTGAGCCATAACCAGAACTAGGCGGATTTTGTGAAGTGTAACCACTAGGGGGAGGCTGAGGTGATCTATTTGGCTGAGAGACAGGAGTTGAACCATACCCTGTAGTTGGTGTTGTATTTTGAAAAGATTGAGATTGATATGGTTGTGGTTGAGATGTAGTAGCATTATATGAGCTTACACCAACATTTGGATAGTTGGGACCGGACTGTGGAGGTGGGTATGCTGAATTACCTGTATAATTTGGTTGACTAGGTCCTCTAACTGGGTAGGGAGAACCAGCTGCAGGAGGATTACCTGGAGGTGGTGCATAAGGTTGCTGTCCAGAAGATGGTGGGTAACCAGGTCCTGGATGTGTTGACGGAGGATAGTTATTTGGGGCTGTAGTAATAGGTGGTCCATATGTAGAATTTGGTGGATATCCCTGAGGTTGTTGCCCTGGATTTGGTGGCCCATATCCTTGTGCAGGTGGGCCATATCCTCCTTGTGGTGGATAAGCCCCTTGATATTGTCCTTGATACTGATTTTGTGGGTAAGGTCTTTGCCCATATGACTGGGTTGGTCGTGTAGGGGCTGTAGATACTCCAGAAGGAGGCCGGTACTGCTGCTGTGGGGAACCAGGACCTTCACCACCACTAACTGGAGGATTAACTCCACCTTGGGGTACATTCCCTGTTTGAGCAAGTTGATGTGGAggctaaaataaatacataatattccactgttttattaaatacttatagttagttatatttgataatgaaTATTAGTCTTGTATTCAagaaagaaatgtttttaataatacttacagaaataatttttgtttagtattttgtTACGATAGTTTAATagattatcaaataaaaataaattgcattCAACAACACTTTGGGCAACATATTTGCCATGTGGTTGGTATGGTCcctttaagtaaattattatttctgcaTGTTGGTTTAGAAACATATCTAAACCATGGTTTACATTGAATATATGGCTTTGTTTAACATATGATAACATATAATAACCAAAAGGTGCTTACCGGTAAAATTtgttgaatattttgattagcGTCCGCCACGGAAGCTAAGTAAACTAGGTTCCGGTGTAATACTTGTTGATATTGGTGGCATTCCACCAGCTGGCCCTTAGCTTGATACTCTTGTATGGTTTGTATCAGATGAGCATTTTCATCTAACATTTTCTGAATCTGTGCCGGGCTTAAGGGCGGACGATTACCGCGCGGTGCAAAAGCTACAGACATTTTATGCTCTAGAGTCTAGATGGATTCTTACCCTTCGTAACTATGAACAATCGgatatttcgtttaaaaagAAGCTTTACAAGCAAAATGTCCAAATTTCTTAGTTACTTAAAAATTCACTTTTTGgtataatttatcatataaaacgaTATAATTGTCATTGAGACTGGATCGTTGTATTTAAAGAGATTTAAAGCTTATGAAAATTTACGAAAGCACTCATTTTGGTTCAGGACAATGTGAATTGTGAGGCGGGGGCAGGGGCACGCACAGGCCGCAGCTTTAAGGCACAGACTAGAGAGAATAGTCGCCCTATCACAGAATAGTTCCATAGAAAGTTAACTTATGGTAAGTCAATTCAATGAATCTATAGGTTATATTTAACCAAATGGTAAAAccaattactattaataattttaaaacattttacttaataatattttaaataatctagtATTTTGATTCCATAATACTTTCTtcctgaaattaataatacaaatattcttgcattttttttgatgtcaataattataaaacattaacgtTGACTTGAtatgtaattcttgtatttaaaatgtaattacaacagtttaaataaaagctcAACATATTCCttcgtttgtttatttaatgtggTTTCTACGCTT
Coding sequences:
- the LOC111002584 gene encoding basic salivary proline-rich protein 2, coding for MSVAFAPRGNRPPLSPAQIQKMLDENAHLIQTIQEYQAKGQLVECHQYQQVLHRNLVYLASVADANQNIQQILPPPHQLAQTGNVPQGGVNPPVSGGEGPGSPQQQYRPPSGVSTAPTRPTQSYGQRPYPQNQYQGQYQGAYPPQGGYGPPAQGYGPPNPGQQPQGYPPNSTYGPPITTAPNNYPPSTHPGPGYPPSSGQQPYAPPPGNPPAAGSPYPVRGPSQPNYTGNSAYPPPQSGPNYPNVGVSSYNATTSQPQPYQSQSFQNTTPTTGYGSTPVSQPNRSPQPPPSGYTSQNPPSSGYGSPSAQSPTFNSSSQHGNNQPSTAPAPSGVPPQSGPPGQQYPPSGQPSPYPPASQPPYSNPSSQPGSPAPPVSTAPLPQSSYPQNPQNYPPAAAGYPPHAYQQGYPPSQYPPSPYPYARAPAPGAPPPAGAQPYPGYSFQPPNQQ